Proteins encoded in a region of the Panicum hallii strain FIL2 chromosome 3, PHallii_v3.1, whole genome shotgun sequence genome:
- the LOC112887092 gene encoding uncharacterized protein LOC112887092 isoform X1 produces MSFALSSLLFVSEEQLEVLDDEELALFTSWLMRFNNNRKNRRRGNNTCFEYGKPGHFIADCPDKNKLKSGYDYSKDKDKDKKKKYYDREKKEKRKKAKAHAFITSLSDVDSDTDDHDDPSSSEEDDDRKAKKDAKNINGLCFYTNENCGGYYVMALDADEHKDNDSELEAEDGGLENMWLIDYGCSRHMTRDSRWFSSLTPVMTKEYITFGDNSHGEQKMRQSIFEIEEENADDGGEDEDGIHHVPVVAHVHSTSTTFVDGPDTTSSTLGHQHEPPHDQVEEVQEEPS; encoded by the exons ATGTCATTTGCCTTGTCTTCTTTGTTGTTTGTTTCAGAGGAGCAACTTGAAGTCCTTGATGACGAGGAGCTTGCCTTGTTCACAAGTTGGTTAATGCGCTTCAACAACAACCGCAAGAACCGGCGAAGAGGTAACAACACCTGCTTCGAGTATGGCAAGCCTGGTCACTTCATTGCTGACTGCCCCGACAAGAACAAACTCAAGAGCGGGTACGACTACAGCAAAGACAAGGACaaggacaagaagaagaagtaTTACGACCGTGAGAAGAAGGAGAAGCGCAAGAAGGCCAAGGCACACGCCTTTATCACCTCTCTCAGCGACGTCGACTCCGACACCGATGATCACGATGATCCAAGCTCAAGTGAGGAGGACGACGATCGCAAGGCGAAGAAGGATGCCAAGAACATCAACGGTCTTTGCTTCTACACCAACGAGAACTGCGGCGGGTACTATGTCATGGCTCTTGACGCCGATGAGCACAAGGACAACGACTCCGAGTTAGAAGCTGAG GATGGAGGACTGGAGAACATGTGGTTGATTGACTACGGTTGCTCACGACATATGACCAGAGATTCAAGATGGTTCTCCAGCCTCACCCCGGTGATGACCAAGGAGTACATCACTTTCGGGGATAACAGTCACG GTGAACAGAAAATGCGACAAAGCATCTTTGAGATAGAGGAAGAGAATGCAGATGATGGTGGTGAAGATGAAGATGGGATCCATCATGTTCCAGTTGTTGCACATGTACATTCTACTTCGACTACATTCGTTGATGGTCCAGATACTACATCCAGTACACTAGGACATCAACATGAACCACCACATGATCAAGTTGAAGAAGTTCAGGAGGAACCCAGCTGA
- the LOC112887092 gene encoding uncharacterized protein LOC112887092 isoform X2, whose product MRFNNNRKNRRRGNNTCFEYGKPGHFIADCPDKNKLKSGYDYSKDKDKDKKKKYYDREKKEKRKKAKAHAFITSLSDVDSDTDDHDDPSSSEEDDDRKAKKDAKNINGLCFYTNENCGGYYVMALDADEHKDNDSELEAEDGGLENMWLIDYGCSRHMTRDSRWFSSLTPVMTKEYITFGDNSHGEQKMRQSIFEIEEENADDGGEDEDGIHHVPVVAHVHSTSTTFVDGPDTTSSTLGHQHEPPHDQVEEVQEEPS is encoded by the exons ATGCGCTTCAACAACAACCGCAAGAACCGGCGAAGAGGTAACAACACCTGCTTCGAGTATGGCAAGCCTGGTCACTTCATTGCTGACTGCCCCGACAAGAACAAACTCAAGAGCGGGTACGACTACAGCAAAGACAAGGACaaggacaagaagaagaagtaTTACGACCGTGAGAAGAAGGAGAAGCGCAAGAAGGCCAAGGCACACGCCTTTATCACCTCTCTCAGCGACGTCGACTCCGACACCGATGATCACGATGATCCAAGCTCAAGTGAGGAGGACGACGATCGCAAGGCGAAGAAGGATGCCAAGAACATCAACGGTCTTTGCTTCTACACCAACGAGAACTGCGGCGGGTACTATGTCATGGCTCTTGACGCCGATGAGCACAAGGACAACGACTCCGAGTTAGAAGCTGAG GATGGAGGACTGGAGAACATGTGGTTGATTGACTACGGTTGCTCACGACATATGACCAGAGATTCAAGATGGTTCTCCAGCCTCACCCCGGTGATGACCAAGGAGTACATCACTTTCGGGGATAACAGTCACG GTGAACAGAAAATGCGACAAAGCATCTTTGAGATAGAGGAAGAGAATGCAGATGATGGTGGTGAAGATGAAGATGGGATCCATCATGTTCCAGTTGTTGCACATGTACATTCTACTTCGACTACATTCGTTGATGGTCCAGATACTACATCCAGTACACTAGGACATCAACATGAACCACCACATGATCAAGTTGAAGAAGTTCAGGAGGAACCCAGCTGA
- the LOC112887092 gene encoding uncharacterized protein LOC112887092 isoform X3, protein MSFALSSLLFVSEEQLEVLDDEELALFTSWLMRFNNNRKNRRRGNNTCFEYGKPGHFIADCPDKNKLKSGYDYSKDKDKDKKKKYYDREKKEKRKKAKAHAFITSLSDVDSDTDDHDDPSSSEEDDDRKAKKDAKNINGLCFYTNENCGGYYVMALDADEHKDNDSELEAEDGGLENMWLIDYGCSRHMTRDSRWFSSLTPVMTKEYITFGDNSHGDD, encoded by the exons ATGTCATTTGCCTTGTCTTCTTTGTTGTTTGTTTCAGAGGAGCAACTTGAAGTCCTTGATGACGAGGAGCTTGCCTTGTTCACAAGTTGGTTAATGCGCTTCAACAACAACCGCAAGAACCGGCGAAGAGGTAACAACACCTGCTTCGAGTATGGCAAGCCTGGTCACTTCATTGCTGACTGCCCCGACAAGAACAAACTCAAGAGCGGGTACGACTACAGCAAAGACAAGGACaaggacaagaagaagaagtaTTACGACCGTGAGAAGAAGGAGAAGCGCAAGAAGGCCAAGGCACACGCCTTTATCACCTCTCTCAGCGACGTCGACTCCGACACCGATGATCACGATGATCCAAGCTCAAGTGAGGAGGACGACGATCGCAAGGCGAAGAAGGATGCCAAGAACATCAACGGTCTTTGCTTCTACACCAACGAGAACTGCGGCGGGTACTATGTCATGGCTCTTGACGCCGATGAGCACAAGGACAACGACTCCGAGTTAGAAGCTGAG GATGGAGGACTGGAGAACATGTGGTTGATTGACTACGGTTGCTCACGACATATGACCAGAGATTCAAGATGGTTCTCCAGCCTCACCCCGGTGATGACCAAGGAGTACATCACTTTCGGGGATAACAGTCACG GTGATGACTAA